The Vicia villosa cultivar HV-30 ecotype Madison, WI linkage group LG1, Vvil1.0, whole genome shotgun sequence genome includes a region encoding these proteins:
- the LOC131643779 gene encoding uncharacterized protein LOC131643779 produces MLVRRRVMSWRRVAKSFQALLAHVFLFSFSLLLVLKLDRFFTFSWWTVFFPLWLFHVVVARGRFSLPAPSVPHGRQWAPCHSVIATPLLVAFELLLCIHLGSSYVVNLKIVFIPLIAFELVILIDNIRMCRALMPGDEENMTDEAVWETLPHFWISISMVFFIAATVFTLLKICGDVAALGWWDLFINYGIAQCFAFLVCTKWHNPTIHGNCQITEPCSSSNTIRYLEWSREGIVISTDEDVQQNPFCSLQDIGGHIMKIPLIGFQILLFMHLEGTPSGAKNIPIWGIFSPLFLLQGAGVLFAAYRLIEKIVLLLCNGDVPRNYSSIASKSRDCFGFFHHGSRLLGWWSIDEGSREEEARLFCAGSSGYNTFSPDTVKKMPRGELVEEIWRLQAALGEQTEVTKYSQEEYEKLQNEKVLCRVCFEEQINVVLLPCKHHVLCSTCCEKCKKCPICRGTIEERMPVYDV; encoded by the exons ATGCTGGTTCGAAGGAGGGTCATGAGTTGGAGAAGGGTAGCCAAGTCTTTTCAAGCTCTGCTAGCTCATGTCtttcttttctccttctctcttcTCCTTGTTCTCAAGCTTGACCGTTTCTTCACTTTCTCATGGtg GACTGTATTTTTTCCACTTTGGCTTTTTCACGTCGTGGTAGCACGGGGCAGGTTTTCCTTACCTGCTCCTTCAGTGCCTCATGGTCGCCAA TGGGCTCCTTGTCATTCAGTCATAGCAACACCATTACTCGTGGCATTTGAGCTTCTTCTGTGTATACATCTTGGGAGCAGTTATG TGGTGAATTTAAAGATTGTCTTCATACCTCTTATAGCTTTTGAATTAGTGATTCTGATCGATAACATCAG GATGTGTAGAGCTTTGATGCCTGGAGATGAGGAAAATATGACGGATGAAGCAGTATGGGAAACTCTTCCT CACTTCTGGATTTCGATATCCATGGTCTTCTTTATTGCTGCCACAGTGTTCACTCTTTTAAAGATATGCG GTGATGTTGCTGCTCTAGGCTGGTGGGACTTGTTTATCAACTACGG CATTGCACAGTGCTTTGCGTTTCTTGTTTGTACAAAGTGGCATAATCCTACAATTCATGGAAACTGTCAAATTACAGAACCATGTTCGTCGTCAAATACCATAAGATATCTGGAATGGAGTAGAGAAGGCATAGTTATTTCCACGGATGAAGATGTGCAGCAAAATCCGTTTTGCAGTCTGCAGGACATAGGCGGACATATTATGAAAATTCCGTTAATTGGTTTCCAAATACTACTTTTTATGCATTTAGAG GGAACACCGTCGGGTGCAAAAAATATACCGATTTGGGGAATTTTTTCTCCCCTTTTTCTGTTGCAAGGAGCTGGTGTATTATTTGCAGCATATAGGTTAATCGAGAAGATTGTTCTTTTACTCTGTAATGGAGATGTTCCTAGAAACTACAGTTCTATAGCATCAAAATCCCGTGACTGCTTTGGATTTTTCCATCACGGATCAAG GTTGCTAGGTTGGTGGTCAATAGATGAAGGAAGCAGGGAGGAAGAAGCTAGACTTTTTTGTGCCGGGAGTTCTGG GTATAATACATTTTCCCCTGATACGGTGAAGAAAATGCCTAGAGGAGAACTTGTTGAGGAG ATTTGGAGACTTCAAGCTGCACTTGGGGAGCAGACAGAAGTTACAAAATATAGCCAGGAGGAATATGAAAAGCTTCAAAAT GAGAAGGTCTTATGTAGAGTTTGCTTTGAAGAGCAGATTAATGTGGTCCTCCTTCCTTGCAAGCATCACGTACTTTGCAG CACTTGCTGCGAAAAGTGCAAGAAGTGTCCTATCTGCCGTGGTACCATTGAAGAAAGgatgcctgtatatgatgtgtaG
- the LOC131613796 gene encoding leucoanthocyanidin reductase-like gives MALSSPPTTLAPKSRVLIIGATGFMGKFLTEASLSSAHPTYLLIRPEGTLISSKSSTIKTFQEKGAIIIYGGVSNKEFMEKILKKYEIDIVISAIGADSLLDQITLVEAMKTIKTIKRFLPSEFGHDVDRAEPVEPGLAMYKQKRLVRRALEESGVPYTYVCCNSIASWPYYNNCHPSSLPPPLDQLHVYGNGNIKAYFVDGIDIGKFTMKIVDDDRAINKNIHFRPSINCYSMNELASLWENKIARKIPRLVVSENDLLAIAAENIIPESIVASLTHDIFINGCQVSYKIDGINDVEISTLYPGESFRSMEECFESFVVMAADEIHKGENGVAGATKSIVEPVIITASC, from the exons ATGGCACTATCATCACCACCAACCACTCTTGCTCCCAAGAGTCGAGTTCTTATCATTGGTGCAACAGGTTTCATGGGAAAATTTTTGACTGAGGCAAGTCTTTCCTCGGCGCACCCGACCTATTTGTTGATCCGGCCGGAAGGAACTCTTATTTCTTCCAAGTCTAGCACTATTAAGACTTTCCAAGAGAAAGGAGCCATTATCATTTAC GGTGGAGTGAGTAACAAGGAGTTcatggagaagattttgaaaaagtaTGAAATAGATATAGTAATTTCTGCCATAGGAGCTGATAGTTTGCTGGATCAAATTACTTTGGTGGAGGCCATGAAAACAATTAAGACCATTAAG AGGTTTTTGCCTTCAGAATTTGGTCACGATGTGGACAGAGCAGAACCTGTGGAACCAGGTTTAGCAATGTACAAACAGAAACGTTTGGTTAGACGTGCACTTGAGGAATCTGGTGTACCCTACACCTACGTCTGTTGCAATTCCATCGCATCTTGGCCTTACTATAACAATTGCCATCCATCATCGCTTCCTCCACCGTTGGATCAGTTGCACGTCTACGGTAACGGCAACATCAAAG CTTACTTTGTTGATGGCATTGATATTGGAAAATTCACTATGAAGATAGTTGATGATGATAGagcaatcaataaaaatattcattttcgTCCTTCTATCAATTGTTATAGCATGAATGAACTTGCTTCTTTGTGGGAGAATAAAATTGCTCGAAAAATTCCTAGACTCGTTGTCTCTGAAAACGATCTTCTAGCAATAGCCGCAG AAAATATCATACCAGAGAGTATTGTGGCATCACTCACTCATGATATATTCATCAATGGATGTCAAGTTAGTTACAAGATAGATGGAATCAATGATGTTGAGATTAGCACGCTGTATCCCGGAGAATCATTCAGGAGCATGGAGGAATGTTTCGAGAGCTTTGTTGTCATGGCGGCCGACGAGATTCATAAAGGGGAAAATGGAGTTGCCGGGGCGACAAAGTCTATAGTAGAACCAGTAATAATCACAGCTTCTTGCTGA